Proteins from a single region of Ferroacidibacillus organovorans:
- a CDS encoding DUF6904 family protein — protein sequence MLTIRNTPNLAGIAISGDDQDLDTLYLALLMIVGDEGEYGNYEGARLRILGVMYDIRHAFQGDREFEFVDNGMNADRMRMLEMITPDKNLYYKCQVYYPEALFVTMAINDFIRLYAKTHAKSATYPLVDKKNLWDAHIVTARLFQSLIANCLKEAVTEASYKRIVNLLHNDYTWTDGYTTQYLDMLNIRYLEIGDREQRAKELSLIVKRMTEKGKEYRQVEEGVRTVAREHHCSVEEIRLIEHYPEKIEW from the coding sequence ATGCTAACTATCCGCAATACACCGAATTTAGCAGGTATCGCGATATCTGGTGACGATCAGGACCTCGATACGCTATACCTGGCGCTACTCATGATCGTTGGAGATGAAGGGGAATACGGGAATTACGAAGGGGCGCGTCTTCGGATTCTCGGAGTGATGTATGACATTCGACATGCGTTCCAGGGTGATCGGGAATTTGAGTTCGTTGACAACGGTATGAATGCGGACAGGATGCGAATGTTGGAGATGATCACGCCGGATAAAAATTTGTATTACAAGTGCCAAGTTTACTATCCAGAGGCACTTTTCGTCACTATGGCAATCAACGACTTTATCCGTCTTTATGCTAAAACACATGCAAAGTCAGCCACTTACCCGTTGGTGGACAAGAAAAATCTATGGGATGCACATATTGTGACCGCTCGATTGTTTCAGTCGTTGATCGCGAATTGTCTGAAAGAAGCTGTGACAGAGGCTTCATACAAGCGAATCGTGAACCTCTTGCACAATGACTATACATGGACGGATGGCTACACGACGCAATACCTGGATATGTTGAACATTCGATATCTTGAAATCGGGGATAGAGAGCAAAGGGCGAAGGAGTTATCTTTAATTGTCAAACGAATGACTGAAAAAGGGAAGGAATATCGCCAAGTTGAAGAGGGAGTTAGGACAGTGGCACGGGAACATCATTGCTCTGTGGAAGAAATTCGTTTGATCGAGCATTATCCAGAGAAAATCGAGTGGTAG
- a CDS encoding cysteine-rich CWC family protein codes for MLNGNKYPICGRDNNCGNVAGKPHGTCWCDQEFFPQEISDKIPSGSEKGVFVEPALKN; via the coding sequence ATGTTAAATGGGAACAAATACCCGATTTGTGGAAGGGATAACAACTGCGGCAATGTTGCTGGCAAACCCCATGGAACATGTTGGTGTGATCAAGAATTCTTTCCGCAGGAGATATCCGACAAAATCCCATCAGGGTCGGAAAAAGGTGTATTTGTAGAACCTGCCTTGAAGAACTGA